A genomic region of Bernardetia sp. ABR2-2B contains the following coding sequences:
- a CDS encoding N-6 DNA methylase: protein MSYSEGNRKGKKILNAYFTPKEICEQMWELAKVHGYDGGTVLEPSVGTGNMIVHAPNKTKVTGLETEAEYFETVKDRFPTSTFYNVFFEQVFLQPERYRSDYEGNTTWLKGYPFDLIIGNPPYGKFTGRWASYFPRRGEPKFQNYEYFFMWYGLKLLKKGGLLVYIIPQNFLNTGFNSYKKQKEAILKVATLVDAYEMGSIFKDTKVPTHIIVLKKK from the coding sequence ATGAGCTATTCCGAAGGAAATCGAAAAGGAAAAAAAATACTAAATGCTTACTTTACTCCAAAAGAAATATGTGAGCAAATGTGGGAATTAGCAAAAGTTCATGGTTATGATGGTGGAACAGTCTTAGAGCCGTCGGTTGGAACAGGAAATATGATTGTTCATGCTCCAAATAAAACAAAAGTTACAGGACTTGAAACAGAAGCAGAATATTTTGAAACTGTTAAAGACCGTTTCCCTACTTCTACTTTTTATAATGTTTTCTTCGAACAAGTTTTTTTACAGCCAGAACGCTATCGTAGTGATTACGAAGGCAACACCACTTGGCTCAAAGGCTATCCTTTTGATTTGATAATCGGAAATCCTCCGTATGGAAAATTTACTGGACGTTGGGCCTCTTACTTTCCACGTAGAGGAGAACCCAAATTTCAGAATTATGAATATTTCTTTATGTGGTATGGATTGAAGTTACTTAAAAAAGGTGGATTGCTTGTTTATATCATTCCTCAAAATTTCCTCAACACAGGATTCAATAGCTACAAAAAACAAAAAGAAGCTATCCTAAAAGTAGCAACTTTAGTAGATGCCTATGAGATGGGTAGTATTTTCAAAGATACCAAAGTACCTACTCATATCATCGTACTCAAAAAGAAATAA
- a CDS encoding DEAD/DEAH box helicase has product MTNYYSERIGLIEHISAQMRRYGQDKDKATSQDYKALQYGFVSSFVRSEYDQFEELERYDKSVEPTQEELCSYGNFFNKYPNKTVDKKFLSTSFYFSVQSKATLTESIEMLKREIEKLKKTKSTPPISKVKMKMKAKALQLRRKRALALLKMESNGLSGLDGVLGSLGEVDKKEISKNKSRLASLIAKENTNKKLINSFDDNFKRYNKGITEGEIKAWVWYKQSQGSPMYGWEKYFLKATGKVEEVLVTTKATIIKDNHFRDEGTVPSDSILGKPSRFTNEYDKKVYQIYTDKEGNKKFVNKSHVKLQRTSATADPKELDKFVREGLLFFGEADLLPLPLFTFGNIYDKILALEKQKEHIIKEYGQSVYDDHVRVLNEAKPRPLSVLNPDASKRLKILPFSEFALKYKVEEDAEGNPVEEDLNEFFKTWLNVNANLIEVDGISARNIIHVYLEGGRKSKEEKEFLEKHTREEGDRLFDIFLNTGISINDQKRLDMSWNRQYNGFAKLNYKRIPIGLATCALFKGMPLAFMEAQREAIAFIDAVGSGCLAYDVGVGKTMAAILIAAQNIQNGTYKRPVIVVPKPTYQKWINEIVGYTDKEGNFIEGILSHLDIKINSLGNMGKRYINPKTVNKQLEEGSISIITYEGFAKIGFSEQLEVELFDSLAKILLHVDADDNDSAREKEKQFEKLRYLIGRSAKGTIADIDVLGFDAIIIDEAHNFRNVFSYVPAQEGTKRYSLNGQTSGRAQLAFMLCNYIQTKHGGNIVLLTATPFNNSPLEVYSMLSLIALNKMEKAGISSITEFMETFIQETAEYVVSSTNKLTQRPVVKSFQNKRSLQSLVFNYINFKSGEDAGVRRPVKINLPRLSFKDANGNTVQLPPKEQIVTYLKMNEMQEMYQKEAIRVAESGKGLKERGANTLRGMSLSRKNAFSPFMVSKEEPEDFEDFVINSPKILYTMECIKSVQAHHKKTNTPLSGQVIYSNIGKDYFPLIKEYLEKRLGFKTGVTFNNRKFDEVEMITGGGNADKKEAIKDAFLAGVVKVVIGSSTIREGIDLQKRGSVLYNLYPDFNPTDVRQLEGRIWRQGNWFGYVRVVMPLVQNSMDVFIFQKLEEKSARINDIWSKADDDTNVLDQESLNPEAIKYALFTDLNKLTGLRIEEIRKDISKSKVKLENELDTLLKINAAQSVAEESKKRVLEKVYSLKLKLIDFLELHRKTESKDKDFKKKIDKYKKLVDSINDFDGVDNKALVKLGIKIQKMDDHSYSYFVYQSSDRLGLFRASLTVINQSADIVARYDNLEQAISSIKNSLRKQQAELEETATPEYQIKIWAEIRDEKKKLNITGRYPQEAAKDFASLNYLLNYKMADVDDVNGNPLPTDKPKSAKSVKLIPPTENKTKIKLKMKAKALQLRRKRALALLKLAS; this is encoded by the coding sequence ATGACTAATTATTATTCTGAACGTATCGGACTTATAGAACATATTTCTGCACAAATGCGAAGGTATGGACAAGATAAGGATAAAGCAACCTCACAAGATTATAAGGCATTGCAATATGGTTTTGTGTCTTCTTTTGTTCGTTCAGAATATGACCAGTTTGAAGAGTTAGAAAGATATGATAAATCAGTTGAGCCAACTCAAGAGGAACTTTGCTCGTATGGTAATTTCTTCAATAAATACCCTAATAAAACAGTAGATAAAAAATTTCTTTCCACTTCTTTTTACTTCTCAGTTCAGTCAAAAGCTACACTCACAGAAAGTATAGAGATGCTCAAACGAGAAATTGAGAAACTCAAAAAAACAAAATCTACTCCACCTATATCAAAAGTTAAAATGAAAATGAAAGCCAAAGCCTTACAATTACGTCGTAAACGTGCCTTGGCACTCCTAAAAATGGAATCAAATGGACTAAGTGGCTTAGACGGTGTTTTAGGTTCTTTAGGAGAAGTTGATAAAAAAGAAATTTCTAAAAACAAGAGTAGATTAGCAAGTCTCATTGCCAAAGAAAATACGAATAAGAAGCTAATAAATAGCTTTGATGATAACTTCAAAAGATATAACAAAGGCATTACTGAAGGCGAAATTAAAGCGTGGGTTTGGTACAAACAAAGTCAAGGTTCGCCCATGTACGGTTGGGAAAAATACTTTCTTAAAGCTACTGGAAAAGTAGAAGAGGTATTAGTAACAACAAAAGCTACTATCATCAAAGACAATCATTTTAGAGATGAAGGAACAGTTCCTTCTGATTCAATTTTAGGCAAGCCTAGTCGTTTTACGAATGAATACGATAAAAAGGTTTATCAAATTTATACGGATAAAGAAGGAAATAAAAAATTTGTAAACAAATCTCATGTCAAATTACAGCGTACAAGTGCAACGGCTGACCCAAAAGAACTAGATAAGTTTGTAAGAGAAGGATTGTTGTTTTTTGGAGAAGCAGACCTTTTACCTTTACCTTTATTTACCTTTGGCAATATCTATGACAAGATACTTGCACTAGAAAAACAAAAAGAACACATTATCAAAGAATACGGACAATCTGTATATGATGATCATGTCCGTGTTTTAAACGAAGCTAAACCTCGTCCATTATCTGTACTAAATCCAGACGCAAGTAAGCGTTTGAAAATATTACCTTTTTCTGAATTTGCTTTAAAATATAAAGTAGAAGAAGATGCTGAAGGTAATCCAGTAGAAGAGGATTTGAATGAATTTTTCAAAACTTGGTTAAATGTAAATGCAAATTTAATTGAAGTTGATGGTATTTCGGCTCGTAATATTATCCATGTTTATTTAGAAGGTGGGCGTAAATCAAAGGAAGAAAAAGAATTTTTAGAAAAGCATACACGAGAAGAAGGAGATAGATTATTTGACATTTTTCTCAATACAGGCATATCAATAAATGACCAAAAAAGGTTGGATATGTCTTGGAATCGACAATACAATGGTTTTGCAAAATTAAACTATAAACGTATTCCGATTGGACTAGCTACCTGTGCTTTATTTAAAGGAATGCCTTTAGCTTTCATGGAAGCACAACGTGAAGCGATTGCATTTATTGATGCTGTTGGTTCTGGTTGTTTAGCTTATGATGTAGGTGTGGGTAAAACAATGGCTGCTATTTTAATTGCAGCACAAAACATTCAGAATGGAACGTACAAACGTCCTGTAATTGTTGTTCCAAAACCTACTTATCAAAAGTGGATTAATGAAATTGTAGGCTATACAGACAAAGAAGGAAACTTTATAGAAGGTATTCTTTCTCATTTAGACATAAAAATCAATTCCCTTGGGAATATGGGTAAGAGATATATTAATCCTAAAACAGTAAATAAACAACTAGAAGAAGGAAGTATATCAATTATCACTTATGAAGGTTTTGCAAAAATTGGTTTTTCTGAACAATTAGAAGTAGAACTATTTGATTCTCTCGCAAAAATACTATTACATGTTGATGCTGATGATAATGATTCAGCAAGAGAAAAAGAAAAGCAGTTTGAAAAATTGAGATACCTTATTGGACGTAGTGCAAAAGGCACTATTGCTGATATTGATGTACTCGGTTTTGATGCTATTATCATTGACGAAGCTCATAATTTTAGAAATGTATTTTCGTATGTTCCTGCACAAGAAGGAACAAAAAGATATAGTCTAAATGGACAAACTTCTGGTAGAGCGCAACTCGCTTTTATGCTTTGTAATTACATTCAGACCAAGCACGGTGGAAATATTGTGTTACTGACTGCAACACCTTTCAATAATAGTCCTTTAGAGGTTTATTCCATGTTGTCTCTTATTGCTCTCAATAAAATGGAAAAAGCAGGTATCAGTTCTATTACTGAATTTATGGAAACATTTATTCAAGAAACGGCTGAATATGTAGTATCTTCTACCAATAAACTTACTCAAAGACCTGTTGTAAAGTCATTTCAAAATAAACGTTCATTACAATCGTTGGTATTCAATTATATCAATTTTAAATCTGGAGAAGATGCAGGAGTTCGTCGTCCTGTTAAAATAAATTTACCTAGACTTTCATTCAAAGATGCTAATGGAAATACTGTCCAATTACCACCAAAAGAACAAATAGTCACCTATTTAAAAATGAATGAGATGCAAGAGATGTATCAAAAAGAAGCGATACGAGTTGCAGAAAGTGGAAAAGGACTTAAAGAACGTGGAGCAAATACACTTCGTGGAATGAGCTTGAGCCGTAAAAATGCCTTCAGTCCGTTTATGGTAAGCAAAGAAGAGCCAGAAGATTTTGAAGATTTCGTTATTAATAGTCCAAAGATTTTATACACAATGGAGTGTATCAAATCAGTACAAGCACACCACAAAAAGACAAATACACCTCTATCTGGACAGGTTATTTACTCAAATATAGGCAAAGATTATTTTCCACTCATCAAGGAATACTTAGAGAAAAGATTAGGCTTTAAAACTGGTGTTACTTTTAACAACAGAAAGTTTGATGAGGTAGAAATGATAACAGGTGGTGGAAATGCAGATAAGAAAGAAGCTATCAAAGATGCGTTTCTTGCAGGAGTGGTAAAAGTGGTCATTGGTTCTTCTACAATTCGTGAAGGAATTGATTTGCAAAAAAGAGGAAGCGTACTCTACAACCTATACCCAGATTTCAATCCTACTGATGTTAGACAACTTGAAGGTAGAATTTGGCGACAAGGAAATTGGTTTGGTTATGTACGTGTTGTTATGCCACTTGTTCAAAATAGTATGGACGTGTTTATTTTCCAAAAATTAGAGGAGAAATCGGCTCGTATAAATGATATTTGGTCAAAAGCTGATGACGATACAAATGTGCTTGACCAAGAGAGTTTAAACCCAGAAGCTATCAAATATGCTCTTTTTACAGATTTGAATAAACTTACAGGTTTGAGAATTGAGGAAATTCGAAAAGATATTTCAAAATCTAAAGTAAAATTAGAAAATGAATTAGATACACTTTTGAAAATAAATGCTGCACAATCAGTAGCTGAAGAATCGAAAAAAAGAGTGCTAGAAAAAGTATATTCTCTGAAACTAAAACTAATTGACTTCTTAGAATTACATAGAAAGACAGAAAGTAAAGATAAAGACTTTAAGAAAAAGATTGATAAATATAAAAAGCTAGTTGATAGCATTAATGACTTTGATGGTGTAGATAATAAAGCACTCGTAAAGTTAGGAATCAAAATACAAAAAATGGATGACCATTCATATAGTTATTTTGTTTACCAATCAAGTGATAGGTTAGGACTTTTTAGAGCTTCATTAACTGTAATCAATCAATCTGCTGACATTGTAGCAAGGTATGATAATTTAGAACAAGCTATTAGTTCAATAAAAAATTCTTTAAGAAAACAACAGGCAGAACTTGAAGAAACAGCAACACCAGAATATCAAATCAAAATTTGGGCAGAAATTCGTGATGAGAAAAAGAAACTCAATATCACAGGTCGTTATCCACAAGAAGCAGCCAAAGACTTTGCTAGTCTAAACTACCTACTAAACTATAAAATGGCTGATGTAGATGATGTAAATGGAAACCCATTACCTACTGATAAACCAAAATCAGCTAAGTCAGTCAAGTTAATTCCTCCGACTGAAAACAAAACTAAAATTAAACTCAAAATGAAGGCAAAAGCACTTCAATTACGTCGTAAACGTGCCTTAGCTTTACTTAAATTAGCATCATAA
- a CDS encoding RNA polymerase sigma factor, with protein MKTKKLTFEEQVIALQPKLERYCLKFTKDKNKAEDILQEVFYKAFKYKKNFKVGTNLSAWLHRIARNTFLDSKRANKTQRNTSYVEAIDEYLLRNTAKNKAIEQISLEVIWNVIEQVQESHKTPFIMVFRGYTCKEIADILHIPVGTVKNRVFKAREAIKKQLISLGYKKQIVLLYPSIDEIWLKQNNIK; from the coding sequence ATGAAAACAAAAAAACTAACTTTTGAAGAGCAAGTCATTGCATTGCAACCAAAACTAGAAAGATATTGCTTGAAATTCACAAAAGATAAGAATAAAGCAGAGGATATTTTACAGGAAGTTTTTTATAAAGCCTTTAAGTATAAAAAGAACTTCAAGGTAGGAACAAACCTGTCAGCTTGGCTTCATAGAATCGCTAGAAATACATTTCTTGATAGTAAAAGAGCTAATAAGACACAAAGAAACACATCTTATGTTGAAGCCATAGATGAGTATTTACTTAGAAATACTGCTAAAAACAAAGCTATTGAACAAATAAGTTTAGAAGTTATATGGAATGTTATTGAGCAGGTGCAAGAGTCGCATAAAACACCTTTTATCATGGTATTTCGTGGATACACCTGCAAAGAAATTGCTGATATACTACATATTCCTGTTGGAACAGTTAAAAATAGAGTTTTTAAAGCTAGAGAAGCTATAAAAAAGCAATTAATTTCACTTGGATATAAGAAACAAATAGTTTTACTCTATCCTTCAATAGATGAAATATGGTTGAAACAAAACAACATTAAATGA
- a CDS encoding N-acetylmuramoyl-L-alanine amidase: protein MLLRKYRPLPDSKVEYIVIHTSASPQKYTWQWLLHFFLNILNWSVAGYHVFIEETGLVKRLVPHGKQSNGVKAFRAKDIFISNRNAIHICWEGGIDKNGEPTDNRTEIQELELIRVLEWYLWKYPNAKVLGHNQVALKYCPCFNVIEWARKIEYTDLHTQNRRIGIPEERIYKGDNFKVLSYHFGYDSKRKTSA from the coding sequence ATGCTACTACGCAAGTATAGACCTTTACCAGATTCTAAGGTAGAATATATTGTAATTCATACCTCTGCAAGTCCACAAAAATATACATGGCAATGGCTACTTCATTTCTTTCTCAACATTTTGAATTGGAGTGTAGCAGGCTATCACGTTTTTATTGAAGAAACAGGCTTAGTAAAAAGACTTGTGCCTCATGGTAAACAATCTAACGGTGTAAAAGCCTTTAGAGCTAAAGATATTTTTATCAGTAATCGCAACGCAATACATATTTGTTGGGAAGGTGGTATTGATAAAAATGGAGAGCCAACAGATAATCGTACAGAAATTCAAGAGTTGGAGCTTATTCGTGTTTTAGAATGGTATCTATGGAAATATCCAAATGCTAAAGTTCTAGGACATAATCAAGTAGCTTTAAAATATTGCCCTTGCTTTAATGTCATTGAATGGGCAAGAAAGATAGAATACACAGATTTACACACACAAAATCGTCGCATAGGCATTCCAGAGGAACGCATTTATAAAGGCGACAATTTCAAAGTTTTAAGTTACCATTTCGGATATGATAGCAAACGGAAAACGTCAGCTTAA
- a CDS encoding transglutaminase-like domain-containing protein gives MIANGKRQLKSGKRYDHLIPKPNFQNTKLSDLIEVGFTVKSMKNIVRATHTDVTKLAQVLKGQTITETCSNIFHFVYNHIQYVKDKTGIEEIRTPARIWADRKGDCDCYSTLIGAILYSLKIPFAFRITKYSLDWQHVYIIVYNQNAPNRKELKTFLDEETGEEYEKVVRTNKPKGYNIIDPVVDDDDYEVEFTDKQDHKMSTLMLSGIDDDVIDDYGTTTVEEDLGDLGRRKRRRRKKRRAKRKKKKKRGGLLNRFRKKRKARRSKRKKKKAAKRTARSARIGLTKKSLNDLITAYKTNRSVLKDKTRQAVFKQFLARAKRDKSYKAELQRISTSTQTRKIWESILKDYTFKKIYNEYKKNTDSTATKGKKRGLFKRFRRKKRGRKKKKRGGIFNRLRRKNKGKKKRGGIFSKLKNKIKERKKKRKVRRKKKRADKAKNGKTNFLQRWKNRRKKRRNTKRIKRDAKRQVKNTKKQTPVVTRDKINPIKIDHQNDIVTDDFNLDDFDTDSTNTTSKGGAGKNWFEDDGETWNSEGDWGADSPEVTTQKNDTSTSEEKENDIFFDTSEIEKGIDDDLDFDMQQSSKEVEAATKNLTKNLPMLKDDFAAIIDDEDGLLDEGDDFADAKFDELDEFDGEEPKEPNIFQKGIEWAKENPKAATGVAIGTTVIIGGTVYFLTRPKKPTSFQPYKPRSRGKKGKKSLNGTASFAGFQ, from the coding sequence ATGATAGCAAACGGAAAACGTCAGCTTAAATCTGGCAAACGATACGACCATCTGATTCCGAAACCCAATTTTCAAAACACAAAACTTTCAGATTTAATTGAAGTAGGATTTACCGTTAAATCAATGAAAAACATCGTTCGTGCTACCCACACGGACGTTACCAAATTAGCACAAGTCCTCAAAGGACAAACGATAACAGAGACGTGTTCAAACATCTTTCATTTTGTTTACAATCATATTCAATATGTAAAGGACAAAACAGGGATTGAAGAAATACGAACACCTGCTAGAATTTGGGCAGACCGTAAGGGAGATTGTGATTGTTACAGCACACTTATAGGAGCAATTCTATATAGCTTGAAAATTCCTTTTGCCTTTCGAATAACCAAATACTCTTTAGACTGGCAACACGTTTACATTATCGTTTATAATCAAAACGCCCCCAATCGCAAAGAACTCAAAACTTTCCTAGATGAAGAAACAGGAGAGGAATATGAAAAAGTAGTTCGTACCAACAAGCCAAAAGGCTACAATATCATTGACCCAGTTGTTGATGATGACGACTATGAAGTAGAATTTACTGATAAACAAGACCATAAGATGAGTACACTAATGCTTTCTGGGATAGATGACGATGTTATTGATGATTACGGAACAACCACAGTTGAGGAAGATTTAGGCGATTTGGGTCGTAGAAAAAGACGAAGACGCAAGAAAAGACGAGCCAAAAGAAAAAAGAAGAAAAAAAGAGGTGGTTTACTCAACCGATTCAGAAAGAAACGTAAGGCACGTCGTAGTAAGCGAAAAAAGAAAAAAGCAGCCAAGCGAACAGCTAGGAGTGCTAGAATAGGTCTTACAAAAAAGTCTCTCAATGACCTTATTACAGCCTATAAAACGAATCGTTCGGTACTAAAAGATAAAACACGTCAAGCTGTTTTTAAACAGTTTTTGGCAAGAGCTAAAAGAGACAAGAGTTATAAAGCAGAACTACAACGCATTTCTACTTCTACTCAAACTCGTAAAATATGGGAATCAATCTTGAAGGATTATACTTTCAAAAAAATATATAACGAGTATAAAAAAAATACAGATTCAACAGCTACAAAAGGTAAAAAAAGAGGACTGTTTAAACGTTTTCGCAGAAAGAAAAGAGGCAGAAAGAAGAAGAAGCGTGGTGGTATTTTTAACCGACTTCGCAGGAAGAATAAAGGCAAGAAAAAACGTGGTGGTATCTTCTCTAAGCTTAAAAACAAGATAAAGGAGAGAAAGAAGAAACGTAAAGTAAGGCGTAAGAAAAAGAGAGCTGATAAAGCTAAAAATGGTAAAACTAACTTCTTACAACGTTGGAAAAACAGACGTAAAAAACGTAGAAACACTAAACGTATCAAGAGAGATGCGAAGAGACAGGTAAAAAATACGAAAAAACAAACACCTGTTGTTACAAGGGACAAAATCAATCCTATCAAAATAGACCATCAAAATGACATCGTAACAGATGATTTCAACTTAGATGATTTTGACACTGATTCTACTAACACAACCTCAAAAGGAGGAGCAGGAAAAAACTGGTTTGAAGATGATGGAGAAACGTGGAATAGTGAAGGAGACTGGGGAGCTGATAGTCCAGAAGTTACTACGCAAAAAAATGATACTTCAACTTCAGAAGAAAAGGAAAATGATATTTTCTTTGATACTTCAGAAATTGAAAAAGGCATTGATGACGATTTAGATTTTGATATGCAACAATCATCAAAAGAGGTAGAAGCTGCAACAAAAAACCTTACTAAAAATCTACCAATGCTCAAAGATGACTTTGCAGCCATCATAGATGATGAAGATGGACTTTTAGATGAAGGAGATGACTTTGCCGATGCTAAATTTGACGAACTAGATGAGTTTGATGGCGAAGAGCCAAAAGAGCCTAATATCTTTCAAAAAGGTATTGAGTGGGCAAAGGAAAATCCTAAAGCAGCCACAGGAGTAGCGATTGGTACAACAGTCATTATTGGTGGAACAGTATATTTCCTCACACGCCCTAAGAAACCAACTTCCTTTCAACCTTATAAGCCACGTAGTAGAGGTAAAAAAGGTAAAAAGTCTTTAAACGGAACAGCATCTTTTGCAGGATTCCAATAA